The DNA sequence CTTCGAGGCCGTCAGCGACAATATCAATCGCTTTTGCAGCGATGACATAGGCAAGTATAGATTACATGGCCCGGTCCCATGTGTAGACAAAGCCTGCAGAGCTCAGAATGAAGAAGTTGATGAACATGACGATTTCCCCGACAGAAAAAGGGACACGCTTGCTGATGACGATGGACAGAACTTCAGTCCCGTCAAGCGCTCCGCCATTGCGGATGACAAGCCCTACGCCAATTCCGAGGAAAATGCCGCCGAAAATTGTGGCTAAAAGAATATCCTCTGTAAAAGGAGGGATTGGGTGAAAGAATGAAGCAAAAAGGGAGAGCATGATGATGCCGTAAATGGCAGAAAGCGAAAATGTTTTGCCCATCTGCTTGTAGCCTAAATAAATGAAGGGCAAGTTCAAGACGAATAAAAATAAACCCAGCTTGATTCCTGTAATATGAGAAAGCATAATGGATATGCCTGTGATTCCGCCGTCAATTACCTGGTTGGGGATCAGGAAAATTTCAAGCCCGGTAGCCATCAGCAAAGCACCAAGCGTTATAAATACCATGCGCTGGATAATCTTGAGCCTGGAAAGCTTTTTATGACCCTTCTTTAATGTTATAAGTTCTTCCAAGTGGCACACCTCTATATTGTATTTGTTTTCAATTATACCTTAAGTCTGCTATTTTAGAGGTGTTTGAGGATTGGTTGATTGTTCACCGGACTTCCTCTCAATTTTAAAAAATCCGCAATTCCCTAACCAGATTTGCCACTTCAGCCGGCCTTACAGGCAAATCTGCCAATAAACCGATATCCACCCAAAGCGGCTCATAGGTGCCGCGGCCCTTTGCCGGATCGAATTCTTCTCCTGTCCCGCTCCCAAAAATACCAGCCCTCATCTCTGCAAAATAAAAAAATTGCGGTCCATCAAAATCATGACGGACCAGCAGTCTGCCAACCTTCACTTCAATTCCCAGTTCTTCAAGGACTTCACGTGCTGCTGCCTCCTCAGCCAGCTCTCCAGGCTCTGCCCCTCCGCCGGGGAACACATAATATTCTTCACTTTCCCGGATCCGCTTAATGAGTGCCACTTTACCATCTTTTACAATAACTGCCCTGCCGCAGATTCTCATTTCTCTCTACTTCCCCTTCAATAAAATTGTTCAGAAAGCTTTACAATTTCTCTAATGACAGAACCAGCCTCTTCATTATTTTTTATAACAAAAAGATAATCTGCTTCATTTTCGGCGGGGTCTTCCCTACGGGCATCCTGCTGCCGCTCCAGCACCTCTTTAAAGGTGGCTGCATTCCTGAAAATATTAGTGCTCCTGTTGCTTTCTGCAGCTCTTGCTTCCAGAATGGAATCCGGGATTTGGAAATGAACCATAATCCGGAAGAAATCTTCACTCGGAAATAGTTCATTCAACAGATAGTCCCTGTCTTTCCTGCTGAGATTAGAATTGCAGATGATCATATGCAGGCTGGTATTTTCTTTTGCATATTCGACAATATATTTTGATAGCCCGTGCTTGAGGGTATTCGGCCCGCTTACAGGCTGAAGAGCTTCATAATATGTATGGATAAATCCCGCGTGATTATCCTGGTCCATCACAAAAGAGCCTTTCAGCTCTTTCTTCAATTCTCCCGCAAATGTGCTTTTTCCGCTGTGTGTTTTCCCGACGGTCATGATTACAAATCGTTTCACAGTTTCAGCTCCCACTCGTAAAATCAGACAAAAAAAGGACCAGGAGGCCCTTTTACTGCGATACCATAAATTTCTCCTTGAATGAAGGACTCAGCTCGCTCCATACATCGAACAGATTGCCGTCCGGATCCCTGAACACAAAGTTCCTGCCAGCGTGTCCCCTCTCCTCGATCTCGCCTGTATGGACTCCTTGTTCACGGAACTCCTGATGAACCGCTTCAAGGGCAGCCTGCCCATCCACTTCAAACGTCAGAGAAAACCTTTCTGCTCCCGAAGCATCTGTGAAATTACTAGTTTGTGATTCTGCTGCTTTAACAAGGAAAAAGCTCTGGTTCGCCAAATTAAGGATAGCTTTGTCTTCATCAATATAATTCAGCTCTGCCCCCAGCTTTCCCGCATACCAATTTGCAGATGCCTGAACATCCTTAACCGGAATATAAGTAGTACCTACTCTCCAAATCTTTTTGCTCATAAGAACCCCTCCTGGAAAATTCAGTATATACAGAGATTCTCCATCCAGAAGCAGGATTCCTTTTATTCTGCTGCATTATTTGCCTTTTTTCTCGAAGAAATTGAAATCCAGGCTGCTGTATAAAGGATGATGATCAGGACCCCGCTGATTAGAAACAGATAAAAAGAGGCAGTCCTTCCCTCAGCAAAGCTGCTGTATGCCTGAGAAAAAGAAACGAGTGAAACAAAATATCCGATAAAAATCTGAAATGGCTGTATATGTTTGAACATTGCAATCCCTCCTGCTGACTGTTAGTATTATACCATAATTTCCCTTATATCTTAATCAACAGCACTGGAGGTATAGTATGTATCTAGGAGATTGGCTGATTTTAATAGCCGTTGTTTTACTGACTTTGCTGGGTGTATTCTCTTTTACTCTGTTTATGCGAAGGATGGTGTCCCGTTCAGCGGCCTCCTATTCTTCTGATCAGGAGCTGCACGCCAAGCTGGATGAAATCATCAGATTGCTGAATAAGCTGGAAAAAGATAAATAATTATCTATGCCCTCCTGATCCGGGGGGTTTTCTTATTCTCCTGTTAAAAGCTAAAATGAAATGTAACTTTTTATAAAAAACACAAACCTGAACAGCGGGTGCCCCGTCTAATGGTTGGAAGGGAGCAAAGAACCGTGGAAGAAACTTTATCAGAAATATTATTGGCAATGGACAGGGAAGCAGCCATTGACCAGATTATGCAGCTTTATGGACAGGATATTCTCCAGCTTGCCTATACATATGTGAAGCAAAAAGATGTGGCAGAGGATCTGACACAGGAAATCTTCATTAAATGCTATAAAAACCTCCATCAATATAACCGAAAATCGATGCTGAAAACATGGCTTTGGCGGATTGCCGTCAATCATTGCAAAGACTATCTCAGAAGCTGGCACAACCGCCATATCATCCTTTCAGAGGAACAGGCAAAATCGGGCAGCGGCATGAAGGATGAGGTCGAGGCAGCCGTCATAAAAAAAGATGATGATTCACAGCTCGCAGCGGCAGTCATGAACCTGCCGGACCACTACCGAGAAGTCATCTACCTGCATTATTTCGAGGAGATGAGCATGAAGGAAATAGCGGCCGTCACTGGCATCAACCAAAATACGATCAAGACGCGCCTGAAGCGGGCAAAGCAGCTATTAAAAGAAAGACTGGAGGAGCTATGATGGAAGAGCGCCTGAAGAAATTAAAAAAAGTGATGGAAAATTCCGTTTTCCAGGACCTGTCATTTACCGGCAAAAGCCGTGAAGAGGTAAAGGCAAAGGCAAGAAATCTTCAGATAAAAAGTGATGAAGATGTCATCCTTGCTGTCCTGCAGCTGCTTGTCATTGAAAAGACAGGATTTGAATTGACAAGAAGCATCATCGCAAGGGGAATTTCTAACTTTGAAAAAAACGAAGGCTTCCTCTATGCCCTGCTGCACAGGCTGGAACGGAAAAACTATCTTCAGTCCAGCTGGCAGGATTCACGCAAATACTACCAGCTGAATGACAGGGGCAGGAAACTCCTGGAGCAGTCAGAGAAAAAATCGGCCGGCAGGCGTACGGCCCTGCAGGAATTATGGGAGGGCTGAAATAATGGCTGCTGAAAAAGACGGCTTCCTCTCGGAGGTCAAAAAGCATATAAAATCCAAAGAAGCCAAGGTTTTTATCCATAAAGAGCTGGAGCATCATCTCCAGGAAACGAAAATAGAGCTGATGGCAGAGGGAATCGAAGAAACAGAGGCGGAAGAAAAGGCAGTCCTGCAAATGGGCAGCCCGGCGGAGCTTGGGATGCAGCTGAACAAAATACATAAGCCGAGGGTGGATTGGCTGCTGATAGGGCTGCTGGCTGCGGCTTTTGGGATGGGGCTGCTTCCATTGTTTAATATCCATTATGAAGATTATGATGTTGCATTTGTTTCAAAGCAAATCTTCTATATTGGCCTTGGATTACTGACTGCACTAGCTGTCATGTTCTTTGACTATCGGAAACTTCAAAAGTGGAGCTGGCACTTGCTTACAATCGGGGTTTTATACCTAGTTTCATTGCTTATAGCTCCATTTTCTATCAGGGCCATAATAAACGGATTCCCATATTTCATGATCCCTGGAATTGGAGCATTCGGCGGAATGTCGATACTGCCATTTTTCTACCTCTTCTGGGCAAGTTTTTTTTCAAAAGAAAAACCAAATCTATGGATAGGCTGGCTTATATTTGCTATTACTTTATTTCTATTCTTATCTTTGCCGGGCTTCCCGATTGCCATGATGTACGGCTTCCTGGTCATGATATTGTTTATCAGAAGCGCAGTAACACGGAAAACCATCATCGCAACCACATCATCTGTCGGAGGCATCCTAGTCTTATTGGGCATATTAGCATGGTTCACAAGCAACGAGTATCAAAAAGTCCGCATATTCGCTTTCCTTAACCCAAAAGAATACTCAGAGACTTCGGGATTTATGTATATTAAGATAAGAGAAATGCTGGCTGAAGGCGGCTGGCTTGGCAATCCGGAAAAAACAGCATCCATTCCAAATTTGCATTCCGATTATGCCTTTGTTAATATCACCTATTTTTACGGATGGCTGATGGCTGGCCTGTTAATTGTCATTCTTGCCCTTCTTTTGGCCAGGATGGTATCTGTCGGCGGACAGATTAAAGACCCTTACGGCAAACAGCTTGTCACAGGGGCAATCGCCCTCTATTCTGTTCAGTTTCTTTACAATATCGGGATGACATTAGGGTTCCTCCCTATCATCTCGATATCCTTGCCGTTCATAAGCTATGGCCTTACACCGGCGATCCTTAATGCTTTTGTCATAGGCATCGCCCTCAGCGTCTACAGGCGAAAGGATTTTACTGCCGCTGCCTGCAAGTAATACTGAAAAAAAGACTTCTTTTCCGGAAGTCTTTTTCCATTCAAAGAAAGATTATTTAATCCTTTCCACAGCATATCCATAATGGCTGAAATCATTTTTAAATAGCTCTTGTACAAGCTTCTTTGTTTCATCATTATAAAAATCAGTGTAATCTGGGAGAGGTGTTTTAATGGTTTGTCTCGAAAATCTTGTATCGGCAAATGATTGCCTGCCATTGCTTTGCATCGCTTGTGTAAGGTGATGGGGGGACTTTACAAATTCATGCAAAGGCGAGTTCTTCAGCTTAAATTTTTGTTCGAGACTCTTTATTTCTGCGGTAAAGTTCTCCAGCCGGATATGATTTTTGACAAACAGCTCTTCATCCTGGATATACTGCTGGGCGATGTGGGGATCAAGCTTAGGATTATCAGCCCCGATTTCTTTTACCTTAAATAGAAACTCCTTGAAGGAAATGCCGGTATCCTTTGCTCCGGGAGCAATCTGATTCAGCAATGTCTCATTATAAATAGCGGCAAGATATGAACTTACCGCTCTTGTATAAGGATTGCGGACCAGTTTATAGGATTCCTTCTTATTAAAAAGGAGCTGCTCTGCTATACGCAATAAATACTGGGGCTGCTTCTGGTAAACCTGCAGCCTGTAGGTATGGACCCATGGATTATGCTTTAATGCCTCATCAAGCTTGCCGATCTGGAAATAAAACCACTTAATCAATGAAGTACATCCGCTTTTCGGGCTCCAGAAAAAAATGACCGGGAAATCCTGTTCGAATAAAGGCGGCCTGGAGTTGGTGAGTACATCCTTCAGCTTTTGTTCTTTTTTATTCATAAGAATCCTTCTGCCTCCCTCTTTTTATACTAATAAATGCAGGCTGGCCGCCCTGCGATTGGACCATAACCCGGTTTTTAGTATAAATATCCGCAAAAAATGAGAAAGCAAATAATGCTTTCTCATTCTTAAAAGGTTAAAGGAAGATCCTGTTCATACAGGATAGTTTTATTCGTTTTTATAGCTTCTTCCTTCTCATCCACTGGGTGGCTGCCCACTTGCTTCCCTTAATTACAGGCGCTCCGCCATGGAGAGTCAGATCATTTAAATCCTGATTATCATAGAAGTATTCAAAATAAACTGCCGAGCCTTTTTGCGGGTTCACAGAAAAATTCAGCTTAGGAAAATAGGTTTCCCCGCCTTCCTCGACATCATTCAGATACATAACAAGCGTGCTGATTCTTGGATTGCTTGCCGCCCTGCTAGATGAAGAGAAAAAGTCAAAATGAGCCTTATATTCCTGCCCGATGTGATAATTCAGCATCTGCAGTCCTTCCCCGTGTTCCACAGGAATGTTCATGATTTGCGACAGCCTTCTTTCAATTCTTGCCACCAGCTCATTTTCGCCTTCTTCAAAAAACATGCTGCTGCTCGTCCTGATATCGTCCACCGTGCGGGTGTTGCCGATTTTTGAACGCTTCAGCTTATCTTCGGACATCCTGATCAATCCTTCACATTCCTCATCACTCAGCACATTACCCAAAATCACAATCAGCGGTTCCTCTAATTTAGCAATGATATGAATCTCTCTATCTTCTGTTTGAATCTTATTACCAATATGATCAAAAATAGTCTGTTCTTTTACATGTGTTTCATTAGCATCTATTTTCAACTTTCATCGTCCTCTTATTCAATTTTTATATTTCTGAAATATTTGATAAATCAAAACCTGGAACCGCTTAAATGGGATTGCTGGCGATCGGGATGCCCATCACGAAATTCGTTTGAATTTCATCTTAATATTACACTGAGGGTAAAAGAATTTCTATCATTTTATTGCTGAATTAGACAAAATAGCATTCATTCAGGGAGCTTATACTCCATACTTTTCAGGTAGCAGCTCCATTACATTGCATTTAACAAGTTTCCCGTGATAAGAAAGAATAACATCCGTTTCCTTTCCATAGTCGCTGATCAGTTCCCGGCACATTCCGCATGGAGCGACTACCCAGCAATCTTCCATATCTTCGTGAGGATGGGGATGGGCGACAGCCACAATCGTCTTCATTTCATGCTCTCCTTCAGAAATAGCCTTCCCCATCGCCATCGCTTCGCCGCAAACCGTGATCCTTCCTACATTTGCCTCCACATGGACGGCTGCAAAGATTTTGCCTGACGATGACCTGACAGCAGAACCGATATGGTGCCGTCCATAACGGTAATTTTTTTTGATGACTTCCTCTGCGGCGTGTATCAGTTCGTAATCTCTTTCATCAAGGTTATTTGTTTTAATCATAGGCACTCTCACCTCATATACAATTCACTGATTCTATTTTATCTTAAACATGCGGAATTTTCTATTTTGCAAAAACATTGAAACATTACAGGCTTTTTTCCGTAAAGTAGAACAGGAGGTTAAAGAATGAAAATTATTTTATGGATACTTGCCGGAGTTGTGCTGCTGGCAGCTGCATTATTTGGAATTGGAGTCTGGATGTATTGGAAGAATTTAAAAAATGAAGAACCTGGCTATCTTGTCTCTTTCATAAAAGAGAAGGCAAAAACAAAAAATGCTGCACTCGTTATAAAATACAATCAGGAGGAAATTGCCAATATCAATCCTGAAACAAGCCTGCCTTTGGCAAGCACAGTCAAATACATTGTGGCATTAGAATTCGCCAAGCAGGCAGCTGCAGGAAAAATAAATCCTGAGCAGCAAGTCAATCTGAAGGAGCTTGAAAAGTACTATGTGCCGAAAACAGACGGCGGCGCCCATGAGGCATGGCTCTCTGAATTAAAAGGAAATAATGCTACACTGCAGCAGGTCACGAAAGGCATGATTGCTTACAGCTCGAATGCGAACACAGATTATTTAATTGAAATGCTTGGACTCCACCACATCAACTCTAATCTGGAAAGCATGAATTTAGAAAATCATGAACCGCTGTACCCGCTGGCCAGTTCCTTATTTATCCCAATGAAACTTATGGAAGAAAATAATCTGTCAAAAAAAGAAGCACTGGCCAAACTAAAGGAAATGCCTTTACAGGATTACCGCGATATGGCAATTGACATTCACAGATCCTGGAAGTCCGCTCCC is a window from the Bacillus infantis NRRL B-14911 genome containing:
- a CDS encoding sigma-70 family RNA polymerase sigma factor is translated as MEETLSEILLAMDREAAIDQIMQLYGQDILQLAYTYVKQKDVAEDLTQEIFIKCYKNLHQYNRKSMLKTWLWRIAVNHCKDYLRSWHNRHIILSEEQAKSGSGMKDEVEAAVIKKDDDSQLAAAVMNLPDHYREVIYLHYFEEMSMKEIAAVTGINQNTIKTRLKRAKQLLKERLEEL
- a CDS encoding NUDIX hydrolase, producing the protein MRICGRAVIVKDGKVALIKRIRESEEYYVFPGGGAEPGELAEEAAAREVLEELGIEVKVGRLLVRHDFDGPQFFYFAEMRAGIFGSGTGEEFDPAKGRGTYEPLWVDIGLLADLPVRPAEVANLVRELRIF
- a CDS encoding DUF4083 domain-containing protein: MYLGDWLILIAVVLLTLLGVFSFTLFMRRMVSRSAASYSSDQELHAKLDEIIRLLNKLEKDK
- a CDS encoding sulfotransferase family 2 domain-containing protein, whose product is MNKKEQKLKDVLTNSRPPLFEQDFPVIFFWSPKSGCTSLIKWFYFQIGKLDEALKHNPWVHTYRLQVYQKQPQYLLRIAEQLLFNKKESYKLVRNPYTRAVSSYLAAIYNETLLNQIAPGAKDTGISFKEFLFKVKEIGADNPKLDPHIAQQYIQDEELFVKNHIRLENFTAEIKSLEQKFKLKNSPLHEFVKSPHHLTQAMQSNGRQSFADTRFSRQTIKTPLPDYTDFYNDETKKLVQELFKNDFSHYGYAVERIK
- a CDS encoding VOC family protein encodes the protein MSKKIWRVGTTYIPVKDVQASANWYAGKLGAELNYIDEDKAILNLANQSFFLVKAAESQTSNFTDASGAERFSLTFEVDGQAALEAVHQEFREQGVHTGEIEERGHAGRNFVFRDPDGNLFDVWSELSPSFKEKFMVSQ
- a CDS encoding serine hydrolase — translated: MKIILWILAGVVLLAAALFGIGVWMYWKNLKNEEPGYLVSFIKEKAKTKNAALVIKYNQEEIANINPETSLPLASTVKYIVALEFAKQAAAGKINPEQQVNLKELEKYYVPKTDGGAHEAWLSELKGNNATLQQVTKGMIAYSSNANTDYLIEMLGLHHINSNLESMNLENHEPLYPLASSLFIPMKLMEENNLSKKEALAKLKEMPLQDYRDMAIDIHRSWKSAPPTNEEKSQLLKKLDMDFQQIWSDRLPRSTAADYASLMEKLNSKTYLAEDIHIHLDPVLEQLMEDPRNQEWLLHAGQKGGSTAFVLTMAMYATDKDNNQTEITFLSNNLSPIEQTKLTRNMNSFQLKLLKDEDFREKVRQELKNLN
- a CDS encoding AAA family ATPase, with the protein product MKRFVIMTVGKTHSGKSTFAGELKKELKGSFVMDQDNHAGFIHTYYEALQPVSGPNTLKHGLSKYIVEYAKENTSLHMIICNSNLSRKDRDYLLNELFPSEDFFRIMVHFQIPDSILEARAAESNRSTNIFRNAATFKEVLERQQDARREDPAENEADYLFVIKNNEEAGSVIREIVKLSEQFY
- a CDS encoding PadR family transcriptional regulator is translated as MEERLKKLKKVMENSVFQDLSFTGKSREEVKAKARNLQIKSDEDVILAVLQLLVIEKTGFELTRSIIARGISNFEKNEGFLYALLHRLERKNYLQSSWQDSRKYYQLNDRGRKLLEQSEKKSAGRRTALQELWEG
- a CDS encoding FtsW/RodA/SpoVE family cell cycle protein, producing MAAEKDGFLSEVKKHIKSKEAKVFIHKELEHHLQETKIELMAEGIEETEAEEKAVLQMGSPAELGMQLNKIHKPRVDWLLIGLLAAAFGMGLLPLFNIHYEDYDVAFVSKQIFYIGLGLLTALAVMFFDYRKLQKWSWHLLTIGVLYLVSLLIAPFSIRAIINGFPYFMIPGIGAFGGMSILPFFYLFWASFFSKEKPNLWIGWLIFAITLFLFLSLPGFPIAMMYGFLVMILFIRSAVTRKTIIATTSSVGGILVLLGILAWFTSNEYQKVRIFAFLNPKEYSETSGFMYIKIREMLAEGGWLGNPEKTASIPNLHSDYAFVNITYFYGWLMAGLLIVILALLLARMVSVGGQIKDPYGKQLVTGAIALYSVQFLYNIGMTLGFLPIISISLPFISYGLTPAILNAFVIGIALSVYRRKDFTAAACK
- a CDS encoding cytidine deaminase encodes the protein MIKTNNLDERDYELIHAAEEVIKKNYRYGRHHIGSAVRSSSGKIFAAVHVEANVGRITVCGEAMAMGKAISEGEHEMKTIVAVAHPHPHEDMEDCWVVAPCGMCRELISDYGKETDVILSYHGKLVKCNVMELLPEKYGV
- a CDS encoding 2OG-Fe(II) oxygenase, with amino-acid sequence MKIDANETHVKEQTIFDHIGNKIQTEDREIHIIAKLEEPLIVILGNVLSDEECEGLIRMSEDKLKRSKIGNTRTVDDIRTSSSMFFEEGENELVARIERRLSQIMNIPVEHGEGLQMLNYHIGQEYKAHFDFFSSSSRAASNPRISTLVMYLNDVEEGGETYFPKLNFSVNPQKGSAVYFEYFYDNQDLNDLTLHGGAPVIKGSKWAATQWMRRKKL